The following coding sequences lie in one Arachis ipaensis cultivar K30076 chromosome B03, Araip1.1, whole genome shotgun sequence genomic window:
- the LOC107632232 gene encoding uncharacterized protein LOC107632232, producing MVKEPTVALHLTESSPSWLDPITNFLELGRLPDDEKAAKTLRREVARYAIIQGQLFRKGLSQPLLKCLHPDQTDYVLREVHEGCCGHHIGGKALARKLIRAGYYWPSMMKDSREFVRKCVKCQQNANFHKAPASELSLLTSTRPFAQ from the coding sequence atggtgaaggaaccaacAGTCGCCCTCCATTTGACGGAGTCAAGCCCCTCTTGGTTGGACCCCATCACAAACTTCTTGGAACTCGGCAGGTTACCTGACGACGAGAAGGCAGCTAAAACATTGAGAAGGGAGGTAGCCAGATACGCAATCATACAGGGACAACTGTTCAGAAAGGGGCTGAGCCAACCCCTATTGAAGTGCTtgcaccccgaccagacggactatgtacttagagaagtccacgagggatgTTGCGGCCATCACATCGGGGGCAAGGCCCTAGCGAGGAAGCTCATTCgagctggatattactggccatcaatgatgaaAGACTCCAGGGAGTTTGTCAGAAAGTGCGTAAAGTGTCAACaaaatgccaacttccacaaagcgccGGCTTCCGAGCTGAGTCTGCTGACGTCTACACGACCTTTCGCTCAATAG